Proteins encoded in a region of the Vitis riparia cultivar Riparia Gloire de Montpellier isolate 1030 chromosome 7, EGFV_Vit.rip_1.0, whole genome shotgun sequence genome:
- the LOC117918606 gene encoding pentatricopeptide repeat-containing protein At4g39620, chloroplastic, with protein MPSIVSSSSPSSLQLYSSSTLSPTFTLPSSRFYKPTRLHLPPRPSTTVVSCVSTRPRRKPGPKPDKSEVEELVRVLMKNFGGERPLISTLNKYVKVIRTEHCFRLFEELGKTDKWLQCLEVFRWMQKQRWYIADNGVYSKLISVMGKKGQTRMAMWLFSEMRNSGCRPDTSVYNALITAHLHSRDKSKALIKALGYFDKMKGMERCKPNIVTYNILLRAFAQAQNVNQANALFKELNESIVSPDIFTFNGVMDAYGKNGMIKEMESVLSRMKSNQCKPDIITFNVLIDSYGRRQEFDKMEQVFKSLLRSKEKPTLPTFNSMITNYGKARLKEKAENVFKKMTDMGYAPNFITYESLIMMYGFCDCISRAREIFDEMMASKKEMKVSTLNAMLEVYCMNGLPMEADLLLERARKNRPFPGSSTYKLLYKAYTKADQKELLEKLLKLMDSDGILPNKRFFLEALGAFGSSPASQESAGSTTGLTRPRNSAKT; from the exons ATGCCCTCCATTGTATCCTCCTCCTCCCCATCATCTCTACAGCTCTACTCCTCCTCCACTCTCTCTCCCACATTCACTCTCCCTTCCTCTCGATTTTACAAACCCACCCGCCTCCACCTTCCTCCTCGCCCATCCACCACTGTTGTCTCCTGCGTTTCCACCCGACCCAGGAGAAAACCTGGCCCCAAGCCCGATAAATCGGAGGTGGAGGAGCTCGTTCGGGTGCTCATGAAGAATTTCGGCGGAGAAAGGCCGTTGATTTCCACGCTCAACAAGTATGTGAAGGTTATTAGGACTGAGCACTGTTTTCGTCTGTTTGAAGAGCTTGGGAAGACTGATAAGTGGCTTCAGTGCCTTGAG GTATTCAGATGGATGCAGAAACAGCGCTGGTATATTGCTGATAATGGTGTTTACTCAAAGTTAATATCAGTTATGGGGAAGAAAGGCCAAACCCGGATGGCCATGTGGCTCTTCTCTGAGATGCGTAACAGTGGGTGCCGCCCTGATACTTCTGTTTATAATGCACTCATCACCGCTCACCTCCACTCCCGAGATAAATCCAAGGCATTGATTAAAGCTCTTGGGTACTTCGACAAGATGAAGGGAATGGAACGGTGTAAGCCCAACATTGTTACATACAACATTCTTTTGAGAGCTTTTGCTCAGGCCCAAAATGTAAATCAAGCAAACGCTTTGTTTAAAGAGCTCAATGAGAGCATTGTTTCCCCTGATATCTTTACATTTAATGGTGTAATGGATGCATATGGGAAAAATGGGATGATCAAAGAAATGGAATCTGTTCTTTCCAGGATGAAGAGTAATCAGTGTAAGCCAGACATTATCACTTTCAATGTACTGATTGATTCATATGGCAGGAGGCAAGAATTTGACAAGATGGAACAAGTTTTCAAGAGCTTATTGCGGTCCAAGGAGAAGCCGACACTGCCTACCTTCAATTCAATGATTACAAACTATGGGAAGGCACGGCTTAAAGAGAAAGCAGAGAATGTTTTTAAGAAGATGACTGATATGGGATATGCCCCAAACTTCATCACATATGAGAGCCTAATCATGATGTACGGGTTTTGTGATTGCATTTCAAGGGCTAGAGAGATATTTGATGAGATGATGGCGTCAAAGAAGGAGATGAAAGTTtcaactctaaatgctatgctTGAGGTTTACTGCATGAATGGTTTACCCATGGAAGCAGACCTACTTCTTGAGAGGGCACGCAAAAATAGACCGTTTCCAGGTTCCTCCACATATAAACTCCTCTACAAGGCATACACTAAGGCTGACCAGAAGGAGCTTCTAGAGAAACTGCTGAAGTTAATGGACAGTGATGGCATTCTGCCTAATAAGAGGTTCTTCCTGGAGGCTTTGGGAGCCTTTGGGTCTTCGCCAGCAAGTCAAGAGTCTGCTGGCAGCACAACTGGCTTGACAAGGCCACGGAATAGTGCAAAGACATAA
- the LOC117918607 gene encoding uncharacterized protein LOC117918607 isoform X2 has translation MAKRRVKKTVKQSAASSQSNINDANAKEPQLEKRKDSLIDQEVERQSAAIRAIRDVESEHLRTRLRLLRSYFKKEQLRTPVLEFFKENLPNLEVVQNGKGQFEVQWKDEAMRNAGGENMHVALLHQMSIAYPDCSAAVPSFGGFEFSSKAVKTSLLGADNLQIRDFVLEEPSETQMMGLQDAFQTPGVSSHRLSVGMTPKTLRLPKHGEMLLSVHGSPLGLYKEDNMEAIHESEEVDWLQIIRLLKYGLRISCTAQLKAVQNNIVATGDCNTSNSAHFLTHHWLCTGFLSENCIPGFL, from the exons ATGGCAAAACGAAGGGTTAAGAAGACTGTAAAGCAGTCTGCCGCATCATCTCAGAGCAACATAAATGATGCTAATGCAAAGGAACCCCAacttgaaaagagaaaagactCATTGATTGACCAAGAAG TTGAACGTCAAAGTGCTGCCATTAGGGCTATTCGTGATGTGGAGTCTGAACATTTGCGGACAAGGTTGCGTTTGCTCCGTTCATACTTCAAAAAGGAACAGCTACGGACTCCtgttcttgaattttttaaggaaaaccTTCCAAATCTGGAAGTAGTACAAAATGGGAAAGGACAATTTGAAGTGCAATGGAAGGATGAAGCAATGAGAAATGCTGGTGGGGAAAACATGCATGTTGCTCTTTTGCATCAGATGTCCATAGCTTATCCTGATTGCTCTGCTGCAGTGCCATCTTTTGGTGGCTTTGAATTTTCAAGCAAAGCAGT GAAAACGAGCCTTCTAGGTGCTGATAATCTGCAGATCCGAGACTTT GTCTTGGAGGAGCCATCCGAAACTCAGATGATGGGATTGCAAGATGCTTTCCAAACTCCTGGG GTGAGTAGCCATAGGTTGTCAGTTGGAATGacacccaaaaccctaaggCTGCCTAAGCATGGTGAGATGCTTCTCTCAGTCCATGGCTCTCCTCTTGGTCTCTACAAGGAAGATAACATGGAAGCAATACATG AGTCGGAAGAGGTTGACTGGCTACAAATCATTCGATTACTCAAATATGGTTTAAGAATTTCTTGCACCGCCCAACTAAAAGCAGTTCAAAATAACATCGTTGCTACTGGTGATTGCAATACATCAAATTCTGCTCATTTTCTAACGCACCATTGGCTTTGTACTGGATTCTTATCAGAAAATTGTATTCCAGGGTTCCTCTAG
- the LOC117918607 gene encoding uncharacterized protein LOC117918607 isoform X1, protein MAKRRVKKTVKQSAASSQSNINDANAKEPQLEKRKDSLIDQEVERQSAAIRAIRDVESEHLRTRLRLLRSYFKKEQLRTPVLEFFKENLPNLEVVQNGKGQFEVQWKDEAMRNAGGENMHVALLHQMSIAYPDCSAAVPSFGGFEFSSKAVKTSLLGADNLQIRDFVLEEPSETQMMGLQDAFQTPGVSSHRLSVGMTPKTLRLPKHGEMLLSVHGSPLGLYKEDNMEAIHESEEVDWLQIIRLLKYGLRISCTAQLKAVQNNIVATGDCNTSNSAHFLTHHWLCTGFLSENCIPGFL, encoded by the exons ATGGCAAAACGAAGGGTTAAGAAGACTGTAAAGCAGTCTGCCGCATCATCTCAGAGCAACATAAATGATGCTAATGCAAAGGAACCCCAacttgaaaagagaaaagactCATTGATTGACCAAGAAG TTGAACGTCAAAGTGCTGCCATTAGGGCTATTCGTGATGTGGAGTCTGAACATTTGCGGACAAGGTTGCGTTTGCTCCGTTCATACTTCAAAAAGGAACAGCTACGGACTCCtgttcttgaattttttaaggaaaaccTTCCAAATCTGGAAGTAGTACAAAATGGGAAAGGACAATTTGAAGTGCAATGGAAGGATGAAGCAATGAGAAATGCTGGTGGGGAAAACATGCATGTTGCTCTTTTGCATCAGATGTCCATAGCTTATCCTGATTGCTCTGCTGCAGTGCCATCTTTTGGTGGCTTTGAATTTTCAAGCAAA GCAGTGAAAACGAGCCTTCTAGGTGCTGATAATCTGCAGATCCGAGACTTT GTCTTGGAGGAGCCATCCGAAACTCAGATGATGGGATTGCAAGATGCTTTCCAAACTCCTGGG GTGAGTAGCCATAGGTTGTCAGTTGGAATGacacccaaaaccctaaggCTGCCTAAGCATGGTGAGATGCTTCTCTCAGTCCATGGCTCTCCTCTTGGTCTCTACAAGGAAGATAACATGGAAGCAATACATG AGTCGGAAGAGGTTGACTGGCTACAAATCATTCGATTACTCAAATATGGTTTAAGAATTTCTTGCACCGCCCAACTAAAAGCAGTTCAAAATAACATCGTTGCTACTGGTGATTGCAATACATCAAATTCTGCTCATTTTCTAACGCACCATTGGCTTTGTACTGGATTCTTATCAGAAAATTGTATTCCAGGGTTCCTCTAG
- the LOC117919029 gene encoding pentatricopeptide repeat-containing protein At2g22070, translated as METSSSQILTSPSDPYTSFLQRSLKFKDPFTGKSIHARIIKAGLHLGVFLMNNLMNFYAKTGFISDAHRVFDEMPVKSVFSWNIILSGYAKGGRLEEAHRVFEEMPEPDSVSWTAMIVGYNQMGQFENAIGMFREMVSDDVPPTQFTLTNVLASCAAVEGLGIGRKVHSFVVKHGLSSYISVANSLLNMYAKSGDPVTAKIVFDRMKLKSTSSWNTMISSHMQSGLVDLAQVQFEQMIERDVVSWNAMISGYNQHGFDREALDIFSKMLMDSSSKPDKFTLASALSACANLENLKLGKQIHAHIIRTEFDTFGAVGNALISMYSKSGGVEIARKIIEQRMISNLDVIAFTALLDGYVKLGDINPARRIFDSLRARDVVAWTAMIVGYVQNGFNQDAMELFRSMIKEGPKPNNYTLATMLSVSSSLASLDHGRQIHASATRSGNASSVSVSNALITMYAKSGSINDARWVFNLIHWKRDTITWTSMIIALAQHGLGEEALTLFERMLENGIKPDHITYVGVLSACTHVGLVEQGRSYYNLMQNAHKIIPTPSHYACMIDLFGRAGLLQEAHAFIENMPIEPDVIAWGSLLASCKVHKNVELAEVAAERLLLIEPENSGAYSALANVYSACGQWENAANIRKSMKDKGVKKDQGFSWVQIKNKVHIFGVDDGLHPQRDAIYEMMAKIWKEIKKMGFVPDTESVLHDLEEELKEQILSHHSEKLAIAFGLICTPENTTLRIMKNLRVCNDCHSAIKFISKLVGREIIVRDATRFHHFKNGLCSCRDYW; from the coding sequence ATGGAGACTTCAAGCTCACAAATTCTCACCTCTCCCTCAGATCCGTACACGTCTTTCCTCCAAAGAAGCCTCAAATTCAAAGACCCGTTTACCGGAAAATCGATCCATGCTCGAATTATCAAAGCCGGGCTTCACCTCGGCGTGTTTTTGATGAATAATCTCATGAATTTTTATGCTAAAACTGGGTTTATTTCTGATGCCCACCGCGTTTTCGATGAAATGCCTGTGAAGAGTGTCTTCTCTTGGAATATTATTCTGTCTGGGTATGCAAAAGGGGGTCGGCTTGAGGAGGCCCATCGCGTTTTCGAGGAAATGCCTGAGCCTGATTCTGTTTCATGGACCGCCATGATTGTGGGGTATAATCAGATGGGTCAGTTTGAGAATGCGATTGGGATGTTTCGGGAGATGGTTTCAGATGATGTTCCACCTACCCAATTCACACTTACTAATGTTCTTGCCTCGTGTGCCGCTGTAGAGGGTTTGGGCATTGGGAGGAAGGTTCACTCCTTTGTGGTTAAGCATGGGCTCAGTAGCTATATTAGTGTAGCAAATTCCCTTCTGAATATGTATGCAAAGTCGGGTGATCCAGTGACGGCAAAGATTGTCTTTGATAGGATGAAATTGAAGAGCACTTCAAGTTGGAATACGATGATTTCATCACATATGCAGTCCGGACTGGTTGATCTTGCTCAGGTCCAGTTTGAGCAAATGATTGAACGGGACGTGGTTTCCTGGAATGCAATGATTTCAGGTTATAATCAACATGGATTTGATCGAGAAGCACTggatattttctcaaaaatgcTTATGGATTCTTCTTCGAAGCCTGACAAATTTACCCTTGCAAGTGCTTTATCAGCTTGTGCCAATCTTGAGAATTTGAAACTTGGTAAACAAATTCATGCTCATATTATCAGAACAGAGTTTGATACTTTTGGAGCAGTTGGAAATGCTCTGATTTCAATGTACTCAAAATCCGGAGGGGTTGAAATTGCTCGAAAGATCATAGAGCAAAGGATGATTTCAAATCTTGATGTAATAGCATTTACAGCCCTCCTGGATGGATACGTGAAGCTCGGTGACATAAACCCAGCCAGACGGATCTTTGACTCATTGAGAGCCCGTGATGTTGTTGCATGGACAGCCATGATTGTAGGGTATGTGCAGAATGGCTTCAATCAAGATGCAATGGAGCTCTTCAGATCCATGATTAAAGAAGGGCCCAAGCCAAACAACTATACACTTGCAACCATGTTGAGTGTCAGTTCAAGCTTAGCCTCTCTTGATCATGGGAGACAAATCCATGCAAGTGCCACAAGATCAGGGAATGCATCATCAGTTTCTGTGAGCAATGCTCTAATTACCATGTATGCCAAATCTGGAAGCATCAATGATGCAAGGTGGGTATTCAATCTGATACATTGGAAGAGAGATACTATTACTTGGACTTCCATGATTATTGCTTTAGCCCAACATGGTCTTGGAGAAGAAGCCCTAACACTGTTTGAGAGAATGCTGGAGAATGGTATTAAGCCTGACCACATAACTTATGTCGGTGTTCTTTCTGCCTGTACACATGTGGGATTGGTAGAACAAGGCCGAAGCTATTATAATTTGATGCAGAATGCACACAAAATCATACCGACACCAAGCCACTATGCTTGCATGATTGACCTATTTGGGCGTGCCGGATTATTGCAAGAAGCACATgcttttatagaaaatatgcCAATTGAACCCGATGTTATAGCTTGGGGTTCCCTTTTAGCTTCTTGTAAGGTTCATAAAAATGTGGAGCTTGCAGAAGTTGCAGCAGAGAGGTTGCTTCTCATTGAACCTGAAAACAGTGGGGCCTATTCAGCCCTTGCTAATGTCTATTCTGCTTGCGGACAATGGGAAAATGCTGCTAATATTAGAAAGTCTATGAAGGATAAAGGAGTCAAGAAAGACCAAGGATTTAGTTGGgtccaaataaaaaacaaggttCATATTTTTGGCGTTGATGATGGACTTCACCCACAGAGAGATGCAATCTATGAGATGATGGCAAAAATCTGGAAGGAGATAAAGAAGATGGGTTTTGTTCCAGACACAGAATCAGTATTGCATGATCTGGAAGAAGAGTTGAAGGAGCAGATTCTTAGTCATCACAGTGAGAAGCTTGCCATTGCCTTTGGACTGATATGTACTCCAGAGAATACTACCTTGAGAATCATGAAGAACCTAAGAGTCTGCAATGACTGCCATTCCGCCATTAAGTTTATATCCAAGCTTGTGGGCAGAGAAATAATTGTGAGAGATGCTACTCGTTTTCACCATTTCAAGAATGGTTTGTGTTCTTGTCGGGATTATTGGTAG